The following proteins are co-located in the Xyrauchen texanus isolate HMW12.3.18 chromosome 41, RBS_HiC_50CHRs, whole genome shotgun sequence genome:
- the zgc:111976 gene encoding mediator of RNA polymerase II transcription subunit 1 → MKTKYMKTMSALKSKYADKSWNETFQLVRRCMDKTKADSRVCEPITNCLQKISEALNVSFLKAMVSRLEMIAKQRGLGSHLSPTETVCYLTADMFYIEVVMLPGGKVEDVRVAHHGEAPVSCTSLLHLLRMKKFQVFSLKLEDLASFYNIPGDSDVKIKIYTSLQHLECDLFKISHLPRFLRGSDLHVDLIQNGRIGNVQPCKEGTPMRIEYYISPSDVLMGMSSTGEVSHGQVALVTVGSSDTSHRLQMESLIPSPPQVDSFGLSVFQPLTESCSELLPATFLLKLQPPLPMLSCFIEKMAKITDCVIPKTPLQVEPLPQLLMKISTSLKNPKMSWIEGVQFIVPLPASECHSYVLSGAEWDHEAWKGAQIHTVPFSHPSHVPALLEILRHQSAINVLLASCLSNNYHHIDAGSLFDLRCEVLPESDHCLSVTFSLPDGNHLAVLMVMVVDSRQVSCRLLMPDFMDHKLDDYISRVLMRCMSIPITMRAICRKVSSVMTPPLPAADQEPIESLPSTPGYFMSGANAPVADNANTDAVANPSCCASPSVYSHWVTSGHPSELL, encoded by the exons GACAAAACGAAAGCAGACAGCAGAGTTTGTGAGCCAATCACAAATTGTCTTCAGAAGATCAGTGAGGCACTCAATG TGTCCTTCCTAAAAGCCATGGTGTCCAGACTGGAGATGATTGCCAAACAAAGAGG ATTGGGATCACACTTAAGCCCTACAGAGACTGTGTGTTATCTGACAGCAGACATGTTTTACATTGAGGTGGTGATGTTGCCAGGGGGCAAAGTGGAAGACGTGAGGGTGGCCCATCACGGTGAAGCTCCTGTG TCCTGCACATCACTTCTTCACTTGCTAAG GATGAAGAAATTTCAAGTGTTCTCTCTGAAGTTGGAGGACCTTGCCTCTTTTTACAATATACCAGGAGACAG TGATGTGAAGATTAAAATCTACACCTCCCTTCAGCACCTGGAATGCGATCTTTTCAAGATATCGCATTTACCAAG ATTTTTGAGAGGAAGTGACCTTCATGTTGACCTCATTCAGAATGGCAGGATTGGGAATGTCCAGCCATGCAAGGAGG GAACACCAATGAGAATTGAGTACTATATAAGTCCATCAGATGTTCTGATGGGGATGTCAAGCACCG GCGAGGTTAGTCATGGCCAGGTTGCCTTGGTAACAGTGGGGAGCAGTGACACCTCACACAGGCTACAGATGGAATCATTGATCCCTTCTCCTCCCCAGGTCGACTCATTTGG GTTGTCTGTATTTCAGCCGCTCACTGAATCATGCTCTGAATTACTGCCTGCCACCTTTCTCCTCAAACTGCAGCCACCACTACCCATGCTTTCATGCTTCATTGAGAAAATGGCCAAGATTACAG ATTGTGTTATACCCAAAACACCCCTGCAGGTGGAGCCTCTACCTCAGCTTCTCATGAAGATCAGCACCAGCTTGAAGAACCCCAAGATGTCCTGGATAGAGGGGGTTCAGTTTATTGTG CCACTGCCAGCCTCTGAGTGCCACAGTTATGTGCTTTCTGGGGCTGAATGGGACCATGAGGCATGGAAAGGAGCCCAAATTCACACAGTCCCCTTCTCTCATCCTAGCCACGTCCCTGCTTTACTGGAAATCCTTCGCCATCAATCTGCTATCAATGTCCTATTGGCGAGCTGTCTCAGTAACAACTACCACCACATAG ATGCTGGCTCATTGTTTGACCTGCGATGCGAGGTCCTTCCAGAATCAGACCACTGCCTTTCTGTTACCTTCAGTCTTCCAGATGGCAACCACCTGGCTGTCC TTATGGTGATGGTTGTAGATTCTCGTCAGGTGAGCTGCAGACTTCTGATGCCTGATTTCATGGATCATAAACTAGATGACTACATATCCAGAGTCCTTATGCG TTGTATGTCCATTCCCATAACAATGAGGGCCATATGCAGGAAAGTGTCCAGTGTGATGACCCCTCCCTTGCCTGCAGCTGACCAAGAGCCCATT GAGAGTCTCCCCTCTACTCCAGGCTACTTTATGTCTGGTGCTAATGCCCCAGTGGCTGATAATGCTAATACAGATGCTGTTGCTAATCCTTCTTGCTGTGCTTCCCCGAGTGTCTATTCACACTGGGTGACGAGTGGTCATCCCTCAGAGCTTCTATAA